One Romeriopsis navalis LEGE 11480 genomic window carries:
- a CDS encoding FAD-dependent oxidoreductase — MEKPVILTIDDDPAVLQAIARDLRKQYGKRFRIMRADSGATAIAVVQQLKLRGDTIALFLADQRMPEMSGVEFLEQASVIFPQAKRALLTAYADTNAAIDAINQAQLDYYLLKPWDPPEEKLYPVLDDLLQDWQASFKPEFKGVKVISDRWSPNSHALRDFLARNQIPYRWLDIERNPEAQTLVRYAGEKDNPCLPLVLLPDGEKLVKPSTAQLANQLGMQTEAEQPFYDLVIVGGGPGGLAAAVYGASEGLRTVLIEREAPGGQAGTSSRIENYLGFPVGLSGSDLARRAVTQAKRFGVEILNPQEAQSIRLEGNYRIITLSDGREISCHALILAMGVAWRRLAMPGIEQFTGSGVYYGAAQTEAAACTNEEVYVVGGANSAGQAAMYFAKYARKVRILVRGESLTKSMSQYLIDQIDGTANIEVLPFHSVVEAQGRDKLERLLVKDSQTGEVKTFETNSLFIFIGATPSTEWLDGVVYRDSRGFICTGPDVSV; from the coding sequence ATGGAAAAGCCTGTCATTCTGACGATCGATGATGATCCTGCGGTACTGCAAGCGATTGCCCGTGATCTGCGTAAACAATACGGCAAGCGCTTTCGGATCATGCGGGCTGACTCCGGTGCAACGGCAATTGCGGTGGTGCAACAGCTAAAACTACGCGGCGATACGATCGCCCTCTTTTTGGCTGATCAGCGGATGCCAGAAATGAGCGGAGTCGAATTCCTGGAGCAGGCATCGGTCATTTTTCCCCAGGCAAAGCGGGCTTTGCTCACGGCCTATGCGGATACTAATGCGGCGATCGATGCGATTAACCAAGCCCAATTGGACTACTACTTGCTCAAACCTTGGGATCCCCCCGAAGAAAAGCTCTATCCCGTGTTGGATGATTTGTTACAGGACTGGCAGGCGAGCTTTAAGCCGGAATTTAAGGGGGTCAAGGTGATTAGCGATCGCTGGTCCCCCAATTCCCATGCCTTGCGCGATTTCTTAGCTCGTAACCAAATTCCCTACCGCTGGCTCGATATTGAACGGAATCCAGAAGCACAGACGCTTGTGCGCTATGCCGGGGAAAAGGATAATCCCTGTTTGCCTTTGGTCTTACTGCCAGATGGTGAAAAACTCGTTAAGCCCAGTACGGCCCAGTTAGCCAATCAGCTGGGGATGCAAACGGAGGCGGAGCAGCCATTCTATGACTTGGTCATTGTGGGTGGGGGACCGGGTGGTTTGGCCGCAGCAGTGTATGGGGCGTCAGAAGGGTTACGAACCGTCCTAATCGAGCGAGAAGCACCCGGGGGGCAAGCCGGGACCAGTTCGCGGATTGAGAACTACTTGGGGTTCCCGGTGGGCCTGAGTGGCAGTGATTTAGCCCGGCGGGCGGTGACGCAGGCAAAGCGATTTGGGGTGGAGATTCTGAATCCCCAGGAAGCGCAATCGATCCGTTTGGAAGGTAACTATCGGATTATCACGCTATCAGATGGGCGGGAGATTAGCTGCCATGCCTTGATTTTGGCGATGGGTGTGGCCTGGCGACGATTGGCGATGCCAGGAATTGAGCAGTTTACGGGATCAGGGGTGTATTACGGCGCGGCGCAGACCGAAGCAGCAGCTTGCACGAATGAGGAAGTTTACGTTGTCGGTGGGGCCAATTCGGCGGGTCAAGCCGCGATGTACTTTGCCAAATATGCGCGGAAGGTGCGAATTCTGGTGCGGGGTGAGTCACTGACCAAGAGTATGTCGCAGTATTTGATTGACCAAATTGATGGAACGGCAAATATCGAGGTCTTGCCGTTTCATAGTGTGGTGGAAGCGCAGGGCCGTGACAAGCTGGAGAGGCTTTTGGTCAAGGACTCCCAAACTGGCGAAGTTAAGACCTTTGAGACAAACTCATTATTTATCTTTATTGGCGCTACGCCGAGTACCGAATGGCTCGATGGCGTCGTATACCGGGACAGTCGTGGTTTCATTTGTACTGGCCCTGATGTGAGTGTCA
- a CDS encoding MFS transporter produces MNQTANSWVIKLTLLLTSTLTIMAGATIAPSLPAMQTYFADVENAQFWVRLLLTVPALFIAIGAPIAGQLVDTLGRKSLLLVSALLYGAAGSSGFILNSLFSMLVGRAFLGLAVAGIMVSSTTLIADYYQGEKRSSFMGLQAAFMSLGGVVFLSLGGAIAELNWRSPFLIYLFAWLLLPIMLVALYEPSHTTVIPTDHVQLPQVDQMPIKLLGLICGSALLLQIVFYMIPVQLPFYLAQLSGAGAAQSGLAIALATLFGAIASINYSRIKQRLSYFSILGLGFLLLGMGYCGIGLVGNYLMLLVALVPVGFGLGLLTPNLNLWTTSNVPAVFRGRALGWLTTCLFLGQFLSPIITQFFSQTLELKAIYGLTGVAIVTLSILLKNFQLPICRAINSHPAPANR; encoded by the coding sequence ATGAACCAAACCGCCAACTCCTGGGTGATAAAGCTGACATTGCTGCTCACCAGCACGTTAACGATTATGGCCGGTGCGACGATCGCGCCTTCCCTCCCAGCCATGCAGACCTATTTTGCCGATGTGGAGAATGCTCAGTTTTGGGTGCGACTTTTGCTCACGGTCCCCGCCTTATTTATCGCCATTGGTGCACCGATCGCCGGACAGCTGGTTGATACCCTCGGTCGTAAATCATTGTTGTTGGTTTCGGCGCTGCTGTATGGGGCGGCTGGGAGTTCCGGATTTATCCTAAATTCACTGTTCTCCATGCTCGTAGGACGGGCCTTCCTCGGTCTGGCAGTGGCAGGCATTATGGTTAGTAGTACAACGCTGATTGCGGATTACTACCAGGGTGAAAAACGTTCTAGCTTTATGGGTTTGCAAGCGGCGTTTATGTCATTGGGTGGGGTGGTCTTTTTATCTTTGGGGGGCGCGATTGCCGAACTCAATTGGCGATCGCCATTTTTAATTTACTTATTTGCATGGCTATTACTACCAATCATGCTGGTGGCATTGTATGAACCATCTCATACAACAGTGATACCAACGGATCATGTGCAATTGCCGCAAGTCGATCAAATGCCGATCAAGCTGCTGGGATTGATTTGTGGATCGGCACTGCTGCTGCAAATTGTGTTCTATATGATTCCGGTACAGTTACCGTTTTACTTAGCGCAATTATCCGGTGCGGGTGCGGCCCAAAGCGGTCTGGCAATCGCCCTCGCAACTTTATTTGGGGCGATCGCTTCCATTAACTACAGCCGCATCAAACAGCGTCTCAGCTATTTCAGCATTTTGGGATTAGGCTTTCTGCTGCTGGGGATGGGCTATTGCGGGATTGGGTTAGTTGGCAACTATCTCATGTTACTGGTGGCATTGGTGCCAGTTGGCTTTGGTTTAGGACTGCTCACGCCGAATCTGAACCTATGGACAACCAGCAATGTCCCGGCAGTATTTCGGGGACGTGCTTTAGGTTGGCTCACGACTTGTTTATTTTTGGGACAGTTTCTTTCACCGATCATCACCCAATTTTTTAGCCAAACCCTTGAACTCAAGGCAATCTATGGTCTCACAGGCGTTGCGATCGTCACACTGAGTATATTGCTAAAAAATTTTCAACTCCCCATTTGCCGTGCGATTAATTCCCACCCAGCGCCCGCCAATCGTTAG
- a CDS encoding alpha/beta fold hydrolase, with translation MLQENGITGNVGWYRAAFETSRQIRAIGEQKLSLPVLAYGGQYGLPGTYEQMHLVSHDVTGGIVEHCGHLLPEEAPEFLATQMLEFFRP, from the coding sequence TTGCTACAGGAAAATGGCATCACCGGCAATGTTGGCTGGTATCGTGCCGCCTTTGAAACCAGTCGGCAAATTCGGGCGATCGGGGAACAGAAGTTATCGCTTCCGGTACTTGCCTATGGTGGTCAATACGGCTTACCTGGCACCTACGAACAAATGCATCTGGTTAGCCATGACGTCACGGGTGGCATCGTTGAGCATTGTGGTCATTTGTTACCGGAAGAAGCGCCGGAGTTTTTAGCAACACAGATGTTGGAGTTTTTCCGCCCATGA
- a CDS encoding isochorismatase family protein codes for MNYTDKLTRDNCVVVLVDFLDGFFPGIKTINHDLLRKNAEAFTRLSQIFHLPTIMLGEEGDFRGNFFPQVLANADHAMRIERHTPSAWDEPAFQQQLAEIGRKKIVLGGISLDICTLQLTIDLIGAGYEPYVVVDVSGSDTNLNETAAMLRMTQAGAVMVSWASIASEIMKDWQTPEGPAVGQLYQDFSYWGNRL; via the coding sequence GTGAATTATACCGATAAACTCACACGCGATAATTGTGTCGTGGTGCTGGTTGACTTTCTTGATGGGTTCTTTCCCGGTATCAAGACAATTAATCATGATTTGCTGCGGAAGAATGCTGAAGCCTTCACTCGGCTATCGCAGATTTTTCACTTGCCGACAATCATGCTGGGCGAGGAAGGTGATTTTCGCGGCAACTTCTTTCCACAAGTGCTGGCCAACGCCGATCACGCAATGCGGATCGAACGCCATACGCCTAGTGCCTGGGATGAACCCGCGTTTCAACAACAACTGGCCGAAATCGGGCGCAAAAAGATCGTGCTTGGGGGCATTTCCCTTGATATTTGCACCCTACAGCTAACGATCGATCTAATTGGTGCGGGCTATGAACCTTATGTCGTGGTTGATGTATCCGGTTCGGATACCAATCTGAATGAAACAGCGGCCATGCTACGGATGACCCAAGCCGGAGCAGTTATGGTGTCATGGGCCTCGATCGCTTCCGAAATCATGAAAGATTGGCAAACGCCGGAAGGCCCTGCCGTTGGGCAGCTCTATCAAGATTTCAGTTATTGGGGGAATCGCTTGTAG
- a CDS encoding CDGSH iron-sulfur domain-containing protein, producing the protein MSDKTQVKVNDNGPLLIKGEFSVIDGEGKEFTIDKPMAAICRCGASTTQPFCNGAHLKLPFESVVRVPQGE; encoded by the coding sequence ATGTCTGATAAAACACAAGTCAAAGTCAATGACAACGGTCCGTTATTGATTAAAGGCGAATTTAGTGTGATTGATGGCGAGGGTAAAGAATTCACGATCGATAAACCCATGGCGGCAATTTGTCGCTGTGGGGCATCGACGACCCAGCCATTCTGCAATGGCGCGCATCTCAAGCTACCGTTTGAATCCGTTGTGCGGGTACCACAAGGGGAATAA
- a CDS encoding nuclear transport factor 2 family protein: MSNFVSKIIAITIATALPISLFTCNSAIADPKANRPAAKTSYISAKNDLTVADELAIRQVIARLNHALDNADYPLYASFFADNAVFDTAFGQAVGPKAVAAALETSRPYITNKRHVAANLVISGDAKQAKVTSYLIVFERADSLTYVGSAVNVDTLKKQDGEWRVIRHETAMDPATVKAMQAVMSGQKKKTPQPE, translated from the coding sequence ATGTCCAACTTTGTATCGAAAATCATCGCGATCACGATCGCGACCGCACTGCCTATCAGCCTATTCACCTGCAATTCGGCGATCGCCGATCCCAAGGCCAACCGCCCCGCCGCAAAAACCAGTTATATTAGCGCGAAAAACGATTTAACCGTAGCCGATGAACTCGCGATTCGCCAGGTGATTGCCCGATTGAATCACGCTCTAGACAATGCGGATTACCCGCTTTATGCCAGCTTCTTTGCTGACAATGCCGTTTTCGACACCGCATTTGGCCAAGCAGTTGGCCCCAAAGCAGTCGCCGCAGCGCTCGAAACATCACGTCCCTACATTACGAACAAACGCCACGTTGCCGCCAATTTGGTCATCAGTGGCGATGCCAAACAGGCAAAAGTGACCAGCTATTTAATTGTCTTCGAGCGAGCCGACTCTCTCACTTATGTTGGGTCGGCAGTCAATGTCGATACACTGAAAAAACAGGATGGGGAATGGCGAGTCATCCGGCATGAAACAGCAATGGACCCTGCAACAGTAAAGGCAATGCAAGCCGTCATGTCAGGTCAAAAGAAGAAGACGCCCCAGCCAGAATAA